AAGCGCACCGACTGGGGTGCCAAGGTCACTGAAATCTCCTACGCGATCGCCGGTGAGGCCCGCGGTTTCGGTGTCGCGCCCGAAGCGGTCGACGCGCTCGCGATCGCGCTGATCCTCGAGCACGGGTTCGCACGGATCGAGCTGCGGGTCGCCCCCGGCAACACCGCGTCGCGGCGGGTGGCGGAGAAGGCCGGCTTCACCTATGAGGGCCTGCTGCGCAACGCCGGGCACGTGCACAGCGGGCGGGTCGACCTGGAGGTCTGGTCGTTCGTCGCCGCCGACCTGCACTGACGACGATCAGGGCGTGATCGGCCGGCCCGCGTGGATGGCGCGCACGGTGTCGATGGTGTCGGCCTCGGCGGCGGTCTTGTCGTCGCGGTAGCGGATCACCCGGGCGAACCGCAGCGCCATGCCGCCCGGGTAGCGCGGGCTGGTCTGCACCCCGTCGAACGCGATCTCGACGACCTGCTCCGGCCGCACGTGGACGACCCAGTCGCCCTTGTCGACCGCCAGCTCCTGGAAGCGCTCGGTCTGCCAGCGCAGCAGCTCGTCGGTCAGGCCCTTGAACGTCTTGCCGAGCATGACGAACCCGCCGGTCTCGGGATCGCGGGCGCCGAGGTGGAGGTTGGACAGCCAGCCGGTGCGCCGGCCGCTCCCCCACTCGACCGCCAGCACGACCAGGTCGAGCGTGTGCCGCGGCTTGACCTTGACCCAGGCCGCGCCCCGCCGCCCGGCGTCGTAGGCCGCCGTCGCCGCCTTCACCACCACGCCCTCGTGGCCGGCGTCGAGGGCCCGCGCGTAGAAGTCGGCCGCCTGCTCGGGGCCCTCGACCATGGCCCGCGGCACCCGCAGCTCCGACGGCAGTGCCGCTTCGAGGGCGGCCCACCGCTCGACCCCCGGCGCGTCGAGCAGGTCGGCACCGTCGATGTGCAGCACGTCGAAGAAATAGGGCGTCAAGGTCACCCCATCCGAAGCGGCGCCGCGGGCGGCGCCGCGGCGGGCCCCGCGGGTCGCCGCCCGGCTCGCCGTCTCCTGGAACGGCCGCGGCCGCCCCTCCGCGTCGAGCCCGATCGCCTCCCCGTCGAGCACGATGTCGCGGGCCGGCAACGCGCGCACCGCCGCGACCACCTCGGGCAGCCGCCCGGTGATCTCGTCGAGGCTGCGGGTGAACACGGCCACGTCGTCGCCGCTGCGGTGCACCTGCACCCGGATCCCGTCGAGCTTGACGTCGACCGCCGCCGGCACGCCGGTGGCCACCAGCGCCTCGTCGACGCTCGGCGCGCTGGACGCCAGCATCGGCGCGAGCGGCCGCCCGACCTGGAGCGCGAACTCGGCCAGCGCACCGACCCCGCCCTCGAGCGCGGCCACCGCCACGGTCTTGAAGTCGCCGACCAGCAGCAACGCCCGCCGCACGGCCGGGCCGGGCACGTCGGCGGCCCGGGCGATCGCGTCGGCCAGCAGCCCCGCCTGGGCGCCCTGGCGCAGCTCGCCGCTGAACAGCCCGCGCAGCATCCGCTGCTCGTCGACGGTGGCGGCGGCGAAGAGCGCGCCGAGCAGCCCCTTGCGCCGCGCCTGCGAGCCGCTCCCGCTGACCCCGGCGATCTCCGCGATGGCGGCGTCGACCGCACCGACCGTGAGCGTCGCGGCCGAAGCGGGCGGCGGCAGGTCACGCAGGCCGGCGTAGCCGACCCCGGTCTGCCGCTGCCGCAGCTCACCGGCCAGGTAGGCGGAACCGGCCTCGACCTCGGACGGGTCGAGACCCCGCAGCGCGGCCGCGAGCAGATCGACCTTGGCGAGCCGCTTCGAGGTGGCGGCCACCGCGGCCGACGTCGCGGCGAGATCGGCGAACAGCATCAGTCGCGCGGTGGGATCTGCTGGAGGGCCCAGGTGTTGCCGTCGGGGTCGGCGAAGTAGACGAACAGACCCCACGGCTGCTCGTCGACCGGGCTCGCCTCGACGCCCTTGCTCACCAGCTCTTCCCGCGCCCGGGCCGCGTCGGCGACGACCACCTGGAGGCCCTTCTGGGAGCCGGGTGTCATCTCCGTGATGCCGGTGCCCAGCACGATGGAGCAGGCCGAGCCGGGCGGGGTGAGCTGCACGAAGCGCAGGTCGGAATTGACCTGGTGGTCATGGTCGGCGTTGAAGCCGCACTGGTCGACATAGAACGCCTTGGCGCGGTCGACGTCGGTCACCGGGATGGCTACGAGCTCGATCTTCCAATCCATGGCAATGAAGCTAGCGGCCGGGTCCGACAAATTCGGGTCGGCGCGGCGCGGCCCGCCGCGCCGACCCGGTTGGTCATGCGGCGATCGGCTCCTCGATCCGCATGCCGCGGGCGCGAACGCCGTCGGCGACCTTGGAGAGCAGGGCGTCGAGGGCGCACAGGTTCACGGACAGATCACCGAGCTGCTCACGGAGGGCCTCCTCCGACCACGCGGAGACGTCGAGGTCTCCCAGTGCACTGACCGCGGCTCCGAGCCGCGTGATGGCCTCGTTCGTACTCATGTTCGATAGCGTAGGGCACGCCACCGACAAAAATCACCCGGAGATCGAAGAGTCACCCAACCGAGCCGGCCGCCGCCGCGACGTTCGCGAACAGCAGCGCCTCGGCGAGGCAGGCCCGCTGAAACTCGGCCAGGTGCAGGCTCTCGTTGGGTCCGTGCGCCTTCGAGTTGGGGTCCTCGACGCCGGTGACCAGGATCGCCGCGCCGGGGAACAGCTCCTGGAACGTCGCGATGAACGGGATCGACCCGCCGACACCCATGTCGACCGGCTCGACGCCGTCCCACGCCGCCCGGATGGCCGACCGGCCGGCCGCGAACATCGGGCCGCTCGTGTCGATCTCGCAGGGCAGCCCGTCGGACTCGAGGACCACCGACACCCGCGCGCCCCACGGGGTGTGCTTCTCGACGTGCGCGACGATCGCCTCGTACGCCCGCTTGGGGTCGTCTCCCGGCGCCAGCCGCACGCTGACCTTGGCCTTCCCCGACGGGATCAGCGCGTTGGGCGCGCCGGCGGTGGGCGGGGCGTCGATGCCGAGGATGGAGACGGTCGGCTGGTTCCAGATCCGGTCGGTGAGCCGGCCGGTGCCGATGAACGAGACGCCGTCGAGCATCCCGGCCTCCTCGCGCAGCCGGTCCTCCGGGTAGTCGACGGCCGCGTCGGCGCGCCGGGCCAGGCCCTCGATGGCGACGTCGCCGGCCGCGTCGTGGAATGTGGCGATCAGCCGCGAGAGCACGGTCAGCGCGTCGGGCACCGCACCGCCGAACATGCCGCTGTGCACGGCCGATTCGAGCACCCGCACCTCGACGAAGCAGTTGACCAGCCCGCGCAGCGAGGTGGTGACCGACGGCACGCCGACGTCCCAGTTGCCCGAGTCGGCGATCACGATCACGTCGGAGCGCAGCCGCTCCTGGTGCTCCAGCAGCATCCCCTCGAGCGACTCGGAGCCGAACTCCTCCTCGCCCTCGACGAACACGACGACCCCGACGGGCAGCGCGTCGCCGAAGGCCCGCAGCGCCGCCACGTGCGCCATCACGCCGGCCTTGTCGTCGGCCGCGCCGCGCGCGTAGAGCCGGCCATCGCGGACGACGGGCTCGAACGGCTCGGACTTCCAGAGCGACAGATCACCCACCGGTTGTACGTCGTGGTGCGCGTACAACAGCACGGTCGGCGCTCCCTCGGGCGCGGGGCGATGCCCGATCACAGCGGGCTGCCCACCGTTGCGCACGATGTCGACCTCGAGCCCGCAGCCGCGCAGCAACTCGGCCACCGCCTCGGCGGAGCGCTCGACGTGACTGAAGTCGAAGCCGTCGAACGCGATGCCCGGGATGCGGATCAGACGTTCGAGGTCGGCACGGACGCCGGGCATCTCGCGCTCGATCGCAGCGCGCAGCTCGGACTCGGAGAGGATGGCAGCCGTCATTCCGTGATCGTAAGCCGCCCGCCACCGCGGCTGACTAGGGCGTGGGCTCGTGGGTCAAGGCGGAGTGCCGCCTTGATCCACCAGACACGCCCTAGGGCGTGGGCTCGTCGTGGCGCTCGTTGCGGCCGCGGGCCGCGCGGCCGGCGGCCTCGCTGGCGCTGTTGACCCAGGACCGGGCCCGGGCCGCGCCGCCACCGGCCCACTCGCCCACGTCACTGGCGCCGTCGCCGAGCTTGCGGAGCAGCCCGACCAGCGGGTCCTGGGAGCGGCCGAACGCCTCGCGGTAGGACTCGGCGGCCGCCTTGATCTCCTCGCTGACCCGGGTCTCGCCGTCGCCGTCGCGGCGCGGGTAATCGCCGCCGAGGATCCGGGCGTAGTCGCCCGAGTCGACCCAGTGGCGCAGGTCGGCGGCGCGCGCGACCGGGACCGGGTGGCTGCTCCAGGCCGTCATCCGCACCTTGTGGAAGCTGTCCCGCAGGTCGCCGCCGCCCTCGTAGTCGGCCGCCTGCTCGAGGAACGCCGCCGTGTCGATCTGGCTGAGGTCGCCGCCGCCGGCGAGCTTCATCAGCAGTCGCAGCGCCGCGGCCTGGTCCTGGTTGGCGAGCAGGCCGGCGCGGTCGGCGGACAGCTCGGCCTTGCGCCACCACTCCAGCATCGCCGCGATGATCGCCCGCAGCGCGATCGCGCCGACCGGCAGCCAGCTCAGGTTGGCCGCCCAGCGGGTCAGGATCATGAGGATCGTCTTGTAGACCGCGTGGCCGCTGCGCAGGTGGCCGATCTCGTGGCCGAGCAGCGTGCGCAGCTCGTCGTCGTCGAGCTGTGGCACCGAACCCGAGTCGAGCACGATGAACGGCCGGTCGATGCCGATCGCCCGGCCACCCAGCGTCGGCGAGTAGCGCACGAACAGGTCGGGCAGCTCGGGCAGGTCGAGCGACTGCGCGGCCTCGGCGTAGAGCCCGTAGACGCGCGGGTATTGCCGGTGGTCGACCCGGATCGACGAGGCCAGGTAGGTCAGCCGGAAACCGCGCTCGTTCCACATGCCGAAGAACGCCTTGACCACGTCGTCGAAGCCACGTAGCTCGCGCAACGCGGTCAGCGCGCCGCGGTCGGCGGGGTGCTCCCACGCGCGCGAACTGATGCCGGTGAGCGCCACCCGTCTGCGTGCGGGAACCGCCGCGCCCTGATCGTCAGCGCTCATGGTGGCCCCCCGGATCGTCGCCGTGTGTCATCGCTCAGCGTGCACCACGGCACGGCGTGCGTCTATGCCTGTGGATAACCACTGACCGGTCGGACCACCCGACCCCAACGAGCGGCCCGGGAGCGCTGGTCAGCGGCGGTCGAGAACCACAGGATCACGCGACCAGACACCGTGTACGACGAGGTCGGCGCGCTCCGCCGTATGGTCCACGGCGAAGTGCCGGTTCTCCGCCCGCCGCCAGCGCAGCAGGTGCGGCCGCACCCCGACGCCGTCGCGACGCAACGCCCGGCTCAGCCGCAGCCGCGGCGAGGCGGTCACGAAGATGGAAAACGTCAGCTCCGGCCGGATCACCGCCCGGGCCGCGCTGAACCCTTCCAGGATCACCACCGGCGCCGCCGGCACCTCGACCCACGGCCCGGCGAACCCGGCCCGCTCCCAGTCGTAGTGCAGGTGCCGCCCCGGCTCCCCCGACCGCAACGGCCACAACACCAACTCGTCGAGCCGGCCCCAGAAGGTGAACTGGTCGTCCCACCCGTCGAGGAAGTCGTCGGTGTGCACGACCGGCGCCGGCACGCCACCGACGGTGGTCACGGCGGCGGCGAGCCGGTTGGCGAACCTGGTCTTACCCGAGCCGCTGGGCCCGTCGACCGCGACCAGCCGGGTGTTGCCGAGCCGCGGCCGGCGCCGCAGGATCCGCCGGGCCAGCCCGTCGAAGGTCTCCGCGGTCACGGCGCGCCGGGCGGCACGAACGGCAGGCCCGCCGGTGCGCCGTCGGAGACCAACCGCCACAACGCGTCGGTGTCGAGGTGCTCCTCGACCAGGTCGCCCAACAGGTCGAGGGTGCGTTCGCGGACGGAGGCAAACTGCGTACCCGATGCGGGTGTGAATCCGGACCGTCCCGCGAGCCGCGCGCTTTCGGTGAGGAACCAGCGGCGGAACGCGTCGGACTCGAACGCGCCGTGCCAGTGCGTGCCGAAGACCGCCCCGTCGCGGGCACCCTCCGGTCGACCGTCCACATAGGTCAGCAGTGGAGTGGCGGGCGCACCGGCGGAGACGTACCCGTGATGAATCTCGTAGCCGTTGACCGGAATGCCGCCCTCGGCCGTGCCCGACGCGAGCGTGACGGTCTTGCGCGCGTCGAAGGTGACCTCGATCGGCAGCAACCCGAGCCCGTCGACGGTGCCCCGGCCGCTCTCGACGTCGTCGTGGATCGCGCGCGCCAGCATCTGGTAGCCGCCGCAGATCCCGAGCACCGGCCGGCCCTGCGCGGCGCGACGGGCGACCACGTCGGCCAGACCCGTCTCCCGCAACCACTTCAGATCGTCCACGGTGGACTTGCTGCCCGGCAGCACGACGACATCGGCCGCGGCGACGTCGGCGGGCTCGACGGTGAGCCGCACCCGCACGCCGGGCTCGGTCGCGAGTGCCTCGGCGTCGGTCGCGTTGGAGATCCGCGGCAGCCGCACCACCGCCACGTCGAGCCACTCACTGCCGTGCGGCGCCGCCGGCCGGCCGAGCACGCTGCCGTAGGCGAGCGAATCCTCGGCGTCCAACCAAAGATCGAGATGCCACGGGAGTACGCCGTACGTCGGCCGCCCGGTGACCCGCTCCAGCATGTCGAGGCCCGGCTGCAGCAGTCCCCGGTCGCCGCGGAACTTGTTGACCACGAAGCCGGCGACGAGGTCCTGGTCGGCCTTGTCGAGCAGGGCGACGGTGCCGAAGAAGGCGGCGAACACCCCGCCCCGGTCGATGTCGCCGACGATCACGGTCGGTAGCCGTCCGTGCCGGGCCAGCCCGAGGTTGACGAAGTCGGTGTCCCGCAGGTTGATCTCCGCCGGGCTGCCGGCGCCCTCGCAGACGACCACGTCGTACTCGCTGCGCAGTTGGTCGAAGGTCTCGAACACGGTCCCGGCCAGCCGCGACTTGAGCGCCCGGAAATTGCCGGCGTCGACCCGGTCGACCGCCTCGCCGAGCACCACGACCTGGCTGGAATGGTCGCTGCCCGGCTTGAGCAGCACCGGGTTGAAGCGCACCTCGGCCGGGATCCCGCAGGCGGCGGCCTGCATCGCCTGCGCACGGCCGATCTCGCCGCCGCGCCCGTCCGGGCCGACCACCACGGCCGAGTTGTTGGACATGTTCTGCGCTTTGAACGGCGCGACCCGCACGCCCTGCCGGCGCAGCCAGCGGCAGATCCCGGCGGTGACAACGCTTTTGCCGGCGTCGGAGGTGGTGCCGGCGACGAGCAGCCCGCCGCTCATGGCCGGCGCCTGGGTCGCAGCAAAGCGCCCGCTGCGGCGAGGGCCACGGCCGCGACGCCGACGGTTCCGGACAGCTTGGCGGCGCGGTTGATGTGTCGCGCATCGGGCCGCGGGCCGTCGCCGAGGAAGGGCCGGCTCTCGGTGCGTCCGAAGTAGACATTGCGGCCACCGAGCCGGACCCCGAGCGCGCCGGCCATCGCCGACTCGCACTGGCCCGCATTGGGGCTCGGGTGGTCGTTGCGGTCGCGCCGCCACACCCGCATCGTCTCGGCCCGCCGCCCGCGCACCCGGGGCGCCGCCGCGACGGTCAGCAGTGCGGTCAGCCGGGCCGGCGCGAGGTTGAGCAGATCGTCGAGGCGGGCGGCGGCGGTGCCGAACCGGGCGTAACGGTCCGAGCGGTGCCCGACCATCGCGTCGAGGGTGTTGGCGGCGCGGTAGGCGAGCAGCCCCGGCACGCCGGCGACCGCACCCCACCAGAGCGGCGCGACGACCGCGTCGGAGGTGTTCTCCGCGACGGACTCGACGGTGGCCCGGGCGAGTTCGGCCTCGTCGAGTTGGGCGGGGTCGCGCCCGCAGAGGTAGCCGAGCCGGTTGCGCGCGGCCGGCACGTCACCGGCCTTCAGGTAGCCGGCCATCCGCCGCCCTTCGCCGCGCAGCGTGCGTCCGCCGAGCACGGTCCAGGTCGCGGCGGCGGTCAGCAGGAAGTGCGCTGCGGGGCGATCCTTCGTGGCCCTGTTGGCTGCGATGCCGAGCGCGGCGGGGATGCCAACCGCGATCAGGGTGTACGCGGCCCCCGCGCGCCGGTCATCGCGGTAGAGCTGGTTTTCGAGGCGCTGGGCGAGCGTGCCGAACCCGGCGACCGGGTGGAACCGTCGCGGGTCACCGAGCAGCGCGTCCAAGCCGTAGCCGGCCAGCAACCCGGCGGCGTCGGCCACCCGCATGTCCATCGCCAGCCATCCCACATGATCACCCTAGCCGGGGTCCCGATGCGGTTGCCGGCTGCGTTGCTTCAGCCCTGTGCCTTGGCGGTGAAGCGGTCCGGTGCGAACTGGTCGATGGTGTGCAGGGTGTAGCCGGTCTGCGCCAGGTCGGCCAGGATCTCGCCGACCACCGGCGCGAACTTGAAGCCGTGCCCGGAGAACCCCGCGGCGATCGACACCGTCGGCACCTCGGGGTGCAGCCCGAGAATGAAGTGCTCGTCGGGCGTCATCGTGTAGAGGCAGGGCTTGCTGTCGAGATAGCGGGCACCCGCCAGCGCCGGCAGCCGCTCGCCGAGCCAGGCCACCATCGTGGTCAGGTCGTCGGGCGTCGCGGAGGGCGCGCCGAGCTCGGCGTCGGCCGGCCGCTCGCCGGTGTGGAAGGCGGCCTTGACCACGGCGCCGATACCCGGGCGGGTGCCCTGCAGGTCGGCCGGCGGCGCGAACGCCGGGATCCCGTAGGCGACCTGGTCGTCGGCCGGCTCCCAGATCCACACCGGGCACCGCCCGATGGCGAACTCGTCGGTCGGCTGCCAGTAGTGCTGCAGGCGGCTCTCCAGCCGCACCGGGCTACCCGGCATCTTCAGCAGGTCAGCGGCCCACGGCCCAGGGCAGACAATCAACTTGTCGGCGCTGATCGTGCGCCCATCGACCCGCACGGTCACCCCATCGGCGGTCGCGTCCCAGTCGGCGACGGTGGCGCCGTAGCGCAACTCCGCACCGGCGCGCTCGGCCAGCCGCAGGTGGGCGCTGATGGTGGCCTCGGGCCGGACAACACCGGCGGCCCGCTCGTAGATGCCGACCTCGTCGTCGTGCGGCGTGAAGGCCGGAAACCGCTTACGGATCTGCCCGGCGTCGAGCACCTCGTGGTCAAGGAAATGTGCCCGCGCGGAGGCGAGCGCCCCCGACACCTGAGCCGAATCGGGACTGCCGAGCATCAGTCCACCGGTCTGCGTCATCAGGTCGACGCCGGCCATCTCACCGAGCTGCCGCCAGAGCTCATAGGCACGCTGCACGAGGGGCACATAGGCACGACCTTCGGCGTACGCCTGACGGATGATCCTGGAACCGCCACCGTGCTCACCGCGCCCGTGCGGCGGCGTGAACCGGTCGATGCCCAGCACCCGAACGCCGCGGCTAGCCAGGTGGTAGGCGGCGGCCGCGCCCATCGTGCCGAGCCCCACCACAACGACCTCGGGGCGCGTACCGGTCATTTCCATTCCGGCAGCCTAGACGCTGCGGTGCACCCCAAAGCGGACACCGGAT
This genomic interval from Asanoa ferruginea contains the following:
- a CDS encoding GNAT family N-acetyltransferase; this encodes MSTPRVHVRQLGEDDAKPVAEIFADKQTQRWLPFPRDFGQIDGLAWCTEMAQERRDHGAGDHYGIIRREDDRLVGCLWTKRTDWGAKVTEISYAIAGEARGFGVAPEAVDALAIALILEHGFARIELRVAPGNTASRRVAEKAGFTYEGLLRNAGHVHSGRVDLEVWSFVAADLH
- a CDS encoding ATP-dependent DNA ligase, which encodes MLFADLAATSAAVAATSKRLAKVDLLAAALRGLDPSEVEAGSAYLAGELRQRQTGVGYAGLRDLPPPASAATLTVGAVDAAIAEIAGVSGSGSQARRKGLLGALFAAATVDEQRMLRGLFSGELRQGAQAGLLADAIARAADVPGPAVRRALLLVGDFKTVAVAALEGGVGALAEFALQVGRPLAPMLASSAPSVDEALVATGVPAAVDVKLDGIRVQVHRSGDDVAVFTRSLDEITGRLPEVVAAVRALPARDIVLDGEAIGLDAEGRPRPFQETASRAATRGARRGAARGAASDGVTLTPYFFDVLHIDGADLLDAPGVERWAALEAALPSELRVPRAMVEGPEQAADFYARALDAGHEGVVVKAATAAYDAGRRGAAWVKVKPRHTLDLVVLAVEWGSGRRTGWLSNLHLGARDPETGGFVMLGKTFKGLTDELLRWQTERFQELAVDKGDWVVHVRPEQVVEIAFDGVQTSPRYPGGMALRFARVIRYRDDKTAAEADTIDTVRAIHAGRPITP
- a CDS encoding glyoxalase superfamily protein; translation: MDWKIELVAIPVTDVDRAKAFYVDQCGFNADHDHQVNSDLRFVQLTPPGSACSIVLGTGITEMTPGSQKGLQVVVADAARAREELVSKGVEASPVDEQPWGLFVYFADPDGNTWALQQIPPRD
- a CDS encoding dipeptidase; protein product: MTAAILSESELRAAIEREMPGVRADLERLIRIPGIAFDGFDFSHVERSAEAVAELLRGCGLEVDIVRNGGQPAVIGHRPAPEGAPTVLLYAHHDVQPVGDLSLWKSEPFEPVVRDGRLYARGAADDKAGVMAHVAALRAFGDALPVGVVVFVEGEEEFGSESLEGMLLEHQERLRSDVIVIADSGNWDVGVPSVTTSLRGLVNCFVEVRVLESAVHSGMFGGAVPDALTVLSRLIATFHDAAGDVAIEGLARRADAAVDYPEDRLREEAGMLDGVSFIGTGRLTDRIWNQPTVSILGIDAPPTAGAPNALIPSGKAKVSVRLAPGDDPKRAYEAIVAHVEKHTPWGARVSVVLESDGLPCEIDTSGPMFAAGRSAIRAAWDGVEPVDMGVGGSIPFIATFQELFPGAAILVTGVEDPNSKAHGPNESLHLAEFQRACLAEALLFANVAAAAGSVG
- a CDS encoding M48 family metallopeptidase; amino-acid sequence: MSADDQGAAVPARRRVALTGISSRAWEHPADRGALTALRELRGFDDVVKAFFGMWNERGFRLTYLASSIRVDHRQYPRVYGLYAEAAQSLDLPELPDLFVRYSPTLGGRAIGIDRPFIVLDSGSVPQLDDDELRTLLGHEIGHLRSGHAVYKTILMILTRWAANLSWLPVGAIALRAIIAAMLEWWRKAELSADRAGLLANQDQAAALRLLMKLAGGGDLSQIDTAAFLEQAADYEGGGDLRDSFHKVRMTAWSSHPVPVARAADLRHWVDSGDYARILGGDYPRRDGDGETRVSEEIKAAAESYREAFGRSQDPLVGLLRKLGDGASDVGEWAGGGAARARSWVNSASEAAGRAARGRNERHDEPTP
- a CDS encoding uridine kinase family protein; the protein is MTAETFDGLARRILRRRPRLGNTRLVAVDGPSGSGKTRFANRLAAAVTTVGGVPAPVVHTDDFLDGWDDQFTFWGRLDELVLWPLRSGEPGRHLHYDWERAGFAGPWVEVPAAPVVILEGFSAARAVIRPELTFSIFVTASPRLRLSRALRRDGVGVRPHLLRWRRAENRHFAVDHTAERADLVVHGVWSRDPVVLDRR
- a CDS encoding cobyric acid synthase translates to MSGGLLVAGTTSDAGKSVVTAGICRWLRRQGVRVAPFKAQNMSNNSAVVVGPDGRGGEIGRAQAMQAAACGIPAEVRFNPVLLKPGSDHSSQVVVLGEAVDRVDAGNFRALKSRLAGTVFETFDQLRSEYDVVVCEGAGSPAEINLRDTDFVNLGLARHGRLPTVIVGDIDRGGVFAAFFGTVALLDKADQDLVAGFVVNKFRGDRGLLQPGLDMLERVTGRPTYGVLPWHLDLWLDAEDSLAYGSVLGRPAAPHGSEWLDVAVVRLPRISNATDAEALATEPGVRVRLTVEPADVAAADVVVLPGSKSTVDDLKWLRETGLADVVARRAAQGRPVLGICGGYQMLARAIHDDVESGRGTVDGLGLLPIEVTFDARKTVTLASGTAEGGIPVNGYEIHHGYVSAGAPATPLLTYVDGRPEGARDGAVFGTHWHGAFESDAFRRWFLTESARLAGRSGFTPASGTQFASVRERTLDLLGDLVEEHLDTDALWRLVSDGAPAGLPFVPPGAP
- a CDS encoding cobalamin biosynthesis protein; the encoded protein is MRVADAAGLLAGYGLDALLGDPRRFHPVAGFGTLAQRLENQLYRDDRRAGAAYTLIAVGIPAALGIAANRATKDRPAAHFLLTAAATWTVLGGRTLRGEGRRMAGYLKAGDVPAARNRLGYLCGRDPAQLDEAELARATVESVAENTSDAVVAPLWWGAVAGVPGLLAYRAANTLDAMVGHRSDRYARFGTAAARLDDLLNLAPARLTALLTVAAAPRVRGRRAETMRVWRRDRNDHPSPNAGQCESAMAGALGVRLGGRNVYFGRTESRPFLGDGPRPDARHINRAAKLSGTVGVAAVALAAAGALLRPRRRP
- the solA gene encoding N-methyl-L-tryptophan oxidase translates to MEMTGTRPEVVVVGLGTMGAAAAYHLASRGVRVLGIDRFTPPHGRGEHGGGSRIIRQAYAEGRAYVPLVQRAYELWRQLGEMAGVDLMTQTGGLMLGSPDSAQVSGALASARAHFLDHEVLDAGQIRKRFPAFTPHDDEVGIYERAAGVVRPEATISAHLRLAERAGAELRYGATVADWDATADGVTVRVDGRTISADKLIVCPGPWAADLLKMPGSPVRLESRLQHYWQPTDEFAIGRCPVWIWEPADDQVAYGIPAFAPPADLQGTRPGIGAVVKAAFHTGERPADAELGAPSATPDDLTTMVAWLGERLPALAGARYLDSKPCLYTMTPDEHFILGLHPEVPTVSIAAGFSGHGFKFAPVVGEILADLAQTGYTLHTIDQFAPDRFTAKAQG